The following proteins are encoded in a genomic region of Vibrio spartinae:
- a CDS encoding DUF2789 domain-containing protein: MEIYQHDMSALFEQLGLGSSPEEIQAFVKNHRHSRDSTPIHEASFWTASQSAFLKQAIEDDADWVELVDQLDVMLRDE; this comes from the coding sequence ATGGAAATCTATCAACACGACATGTCAGCTCTATTCGAACAGCTGGGTCTCGGGAGTTCACCAGAAGAAATTCAAGCGTTCGTGAAAAATCATCGACATTCAAGAGACTCAACGCCGATACATGAAGCGAGCTTTTGGACAGCTTCCCAATCCGCTTTTTTGAAACAGGCAATTGAGGACGATGCGGATTGGGTCGAGTTGGTGGATCAACTCGATGTGATGCTACGCGACGAATAG